The genome window CGTCGGCGGTCACATAGACGACGGGCATCAGGTTCTTATGGTAAATGCTCTTGTCGGCTACGACCTCTTCAACCCGCACCAGTTCGCTGAGGGGAACGAGCCGGCCTGTCGCTCCCGCGAGTTTCAACGAGAGCAAGTCGGTCAAACTGGAGCGCTCCTCGCGAGGCAAACGGAGGACGATCGGCACGTCTTCCTTCTCCGATGCCTGATGGAGCAGGCCGACGGGGAGCCCCTCCAACGCCAATCGCAGGGTTCGCGTGACCTGCTCGGTTGAGATCCCATTGAGGGCCGCTTTCTCTTTGTCCACGACGAAGCGATATTTGGGCTGATCATCCTCGACGAACCAGTCCACATCCACGACGCCCGGCGTGCGCTCGAAGAGTTCGCGGATCTGGCGCGCGATTTCGATCTGGCGCGTGTAATCGGGGCCGTAGACTTCGGCGACGAGCGTTTGCAACACGGGGGGGCCCGGAGGGACTTCGGCGATCTTCACCCGCGCCCCGTATCGCGCGGCGATCTCCTGAATCGGCGGACGTACGCGCCGCGCGATGTCGTGGCTTTGCGCCTCGCGCTCGCCTTTCGGCATGAGGTTCACCTGAATGTCCGCCACGTTCGGCCCTCGCCGGAGGAAATAGTGGCGCACCAGTCCATTGAAATTATGCGGGGCGGCCGTCCCGATATACATCTGCAGATCGGTCACTTCCGGCACCGTGCGCAAGTACTCGCCGATCTCCCGCGTGACGCGAGCCGTGTGTTCCAGCGTCGTCCCCTCTGGCATGTCGATGATGATTTGAAACTCGCTTTTGTTATCGAAGGGGAGCATCTTCACGCGCACGACCTTCAGAGGCAGCAGCGCGAGCGAAGCGAGCAGCAAGACGAGGACGCCGAGGAGAAATCCTATGCGCCAGCGCCGATTGTGGATCAGCGGGGTCATCGCTCGGCGATAGAGGCGCGTCGTCCATCCCTCTTCGTGCGTCGTCACTCCGGCTTCGCGGGGGAGGAAGCGCAAACTCGCCCATGGGGTCACGATGAAGGCCACAAGCAGAGAGAAGAGCATGGCCGCCGAGGCCCCGATCGGGATCGGGCGCATATAAGGCCCCATCAATCCGCGGACGAAGGCCATGGGCAGGATCGCCGCGATCACGGTGAGCGTCGCCAGGATTGTGGGATTTCCCACCTCATCCACGGCCCTCACGATGACCTCGCGGATCGGGCGACCGCGATTCTCCGGCAAGCGGTAGTGGCGAATGATGTTCTCAACGACGACGATCGCATCATCCACCAGGATGCCGATCGAGAAGATGAGGGCGAACAGGGTCACTCGATTGAGCGTGTATCCGGACAGGTAGAAGACGGCGAGCGTGAGCGCGAGCGTCACCGGGATGGCGATGGCGACGATCCCGGCTTCGCGCAGGCCGAGCGCCAGTCCAATGAGCGCGGAGACCGAGAGGACGGCGATCAGCATGTGGAAGAGCAGTTCGTTCGATTTCTCCGTCGCCGTCTCTCCGTAATTGCGCGTGACGGTGATCTGCACATCGTTCGGGATGAGCGTCCCGCGCAACGCCGTGACCTTCGCGAGCACGCGATCCGCGATCTCAATGGCGTTCGTTCCCTTTCGCTTCGCAATGGAGAGCGTGACCGCTGGCCAGATCCCTTCGCGAGGTCCTCCTGTCGTCCCGAGCTGATGACTGAATCGGGCGGCCGGACCATGCGCGAAGAGGACGTAGTCGGCGGGCTCTTCCGGTCCGTCCACGATCCGCGCAACGTCGCGCAGATATACGGGACGATCGCCGAAAACCCCGACGACGATGCGGCTGACGTCCTCGGCGTTTTGCAGGAAGCCGCCCGTTTCGACGAGAAGCTCTCGGTTCCCCGTGGAGAAACTTCCCGCGGGCAGTTGCTGATTCGCTTGCTCCACGCGCCACGCCACGAGCGCGGGATCCAGATGATAAGCCGCCAGGCGCGCCGGATCGAGCAACACGCGCACCTGCCGACGCTGTCCTCCGATGATCTTCACCTCTGAGACGTCTTCGATCTCCTTGATCTGATCATGAAGTTGAGCGGCTAACCGTCGCAGCGTGAAGTGATCGTAGCGTTCGCTCCAGAGCGTGAGCGCCAGGATCGGCACATCATCAATGGAGCGCGGCTTGATGAGCGGCGGGCTCGCTCCTGGGGGGATGAGATCGAAGTTGGCGAACATCTTCTGATTGAGCCGCACGATGCTGCGCTCTTCGTCTTCGCCCACGCGAAACCGAACGATGGCCAGTGCATATCCCGGAGCCGAGGTCGAATAGATGTACTCGACGCCGGGGATCTCCCAGAGCAGTTTCTCCATCGGCTTGGTCACGCGCTCTTCCACTTCGCGCGCGGATGCGCCGGGCATCTGGACGAAGATGTCGATCATGGGGACGACGATCTGCGGCTCCTCTTCGCGGGGCAGAAGCCACGTCGCGCCCGCGCCCAGCAGGATCGCCGCCGCCATCAGCAGCGGAGTGAGTTTAGAATCGCTGAAGGCGTGCGCCAATTTTCCGGCGAGCCCAAGGCCGTTCCTCATCCTTCACCCTCTCCTTACGGTTGCACGCGACTTCCCTCACGAACGACGTGAGGATTTTCTGCGACGATTCGCTCCCCCTCCGTGAGTCCTGAGAGGACTTCCACGCGATCGCCATGGACCTTCCCCAGCGTGATGAGGCGAAATCGCACCTGGTTTGAATCCTCCACGACATACACACCGATCAACTGGCCGCGTTCGAGAACAGCCGCTCGGGGGATCGTGATCGCGCGCCGCTGTCCGATCCGAAATCGCGCCTTTCCATAAAGTCCCGACCGGAGCGCGGCGGCCCTATCGGTCGGCAGATCCACTTTCACCGTGTAGCTGCGACTCATGGGATCAGCCGCGGGGATGATCTCGGCGACGCGCCCGAGAAGCGGAGACGACCCTAAGGCATCAATCTCCACAGGCACGGCGTCTCCTAAGCGCACGGCCGCGATCTGCGACTCGGGGACGGTGACCTCCAAGCGATATCGGGTGTCGTCCTCGATGGTGAGCAGTGGCGTGCCTGGCGTCGCGAGCATGCCCACCTCGATCGACTTCGCCGTGACCAGGCCGGTTATGGGGGCGGTCACGCGCGTGTGGGTGAGAGCGACCTGCGCGGCGGTCAGATCAGCTCGCGCCTGCTCGATCTTGGCCGCGACTTGCTCGCGCTTCGCGCGAAGCGAGCGGAGCAGTTCATCGGCGCGCTCGACCTCAGCCATCGCCGCTCGATAACGCGCCCGCACCTCATCGAACTCTTGTGCGCTCACCGAACGGCGTTCGAGCAAAGCCTCGTAGCGGCGAAATGTCGCCGCGGCCAGATCCGCGTGTGCGCGCGCAGCCTCGCGCGCCGATTCTGCCGCGCGGATGGCGCGTTCGATCTCTTCCCGTGCGTTTTCGGCCTCGCGCCATCCCGCTTCAGCCTTACGCACCTGCGCCTGCGCCTCGCGGTCATCGAGCTGGACGAGGACTTGGCCCGATCGCACTCGATCCCCCTCTCGGACGAGGACGGCGAGGACGTGACCTACGACCTTTGCCGAGAGCACGACCGTCGTTCGGGAGCGCACGGTGCCCACGGCCTCATAGACGTCTTCGATGGGAGTTTTCGTCACCGTCTCCACGCGCGCTTTCACGACGGCAGGTGGGCGATCGGCCGCCGCTTCTTCCCGCTGCCCGCAGGATGCGGCGGCGAGCGCGAGCGCACTTGTGAGGAGCAGAAGTCGCTGCGGATGTCTCTTCATGATGTCCTTCCTCCTCAGATGAACGGTCGGATGTCGGTCAATCGTCCGGTGGCCAACAACACGGTAGCATACCCGACGACGTACTCGTATCGCGCCGTGAGCGCGTTCATCCGGGCGCGGACGAGCGCCGTCTGCGCCCGCAGCACTTCGGTGATCGTCGTCAGCCCTTCCTGGTGCCGATCTTGGACGATCCGGAGCGCTTCTTCGGCCTGTTGAACGGCCCGCGCCGCGACCACCAATCGTTCGCGCGCCGAACGATAGTGTTCGAATGCGCGCACGACGTCCAGGCGAATTTGGTTGACGAGTTGTTCCGTCTCCGCTTCGGTCAGTGCGAGCGCGGCGCGCGCCTGTCGCACGCGAGCCGCGCGCCCCCCATCGAACACCTCGAACGTGAGGCTCGCACCTATCGTGTAATCGGCGCTTCCGCTCAGCAGCCCGCGCCCGGTCGCGCCCACGGTGGCGAAGAGGTCAAGTCGTGGGAGATATTGCCCGAGAGCGCCGCGCACGCCGTGCTCGCGGGAGCGCACGGCCAACCGAGCCCGCACGAGGTCGGGGCGGTGCTGCAGGGCGAGACGCATCAGCTCCTCTGGCCCCTCCACTTCGAACGTGCGCTCGATCAGCTGTCCTACCACGCGGTGTGGGGCAGTCACCGGAAGTCCCAACGCCGTATTCAGCCCCGCGCGCGCCGTCACCACATCTCCATCGGCCTGGATCAGCTGTTGGCGAAATTCGGCCAGTTGCACTTCCGCCGCCAAGACGTCTGAGATGACGACCAATCCCGCCTCGAACATAGCGCGAATGCGTTGCACATCGGCTTCGGCCATGCGCACGGCCTCATCAGCTACGCGCTGGCGTGCCTCGGCCGAGAGCACGTTATAGTAGGCTCGAATCACCTCGAAGCGGATCTGCTGCTCGATCCAGGCCGCTTGGGCGTCCGCGCGGCGCACCTCCTCTTCGGCTTGCGCGTGGCGCGTCTCCGTCTGCCAACGGTCGAAGAGAGGGACGCGCAGCGTCAGCGCTGTGCGAAAGACATTGAGCGACGGAGGGTGATTCAAAAAGCGGAGATCGAAATTCGCTGGCCCAAAACGCGCTTGCTCCAGGAGCGAGCCGAAGACAAAAACGGGGTTGTTCCCGTTGGAGAACGTCTCGCTGAACTGCACGATGGGGAATCGAGCGGCGCGCGCTTCTGCGATTTGGGCGTCGGCGATCTCACGCCCGGCGATCGCCATCCGCGCTAGCGGGTTCCGCTGTAGCGCGATCTCCACGGCGCGTGGCAGCGTCAGCTCCTCCTCTCCGCCTTGCGCGCGGATCGCTTGGGACGAAGTCACGCTCACGAGCCCCGCGAGGATGCTCGTTCCGATCCGTCTCCACCGCCTCATGCGTCTCCTCCCCAAGTCGTGCTCACGAGCTGCTCCTCACGCCGAGCCGCCGGAGGAATGTCATCATCGGGCACCAATTGGTGAACGCCGACTGAATCAAATTGAGCGCCACGAAGCCGGTGAAGAGAAACCAGTAAGGGCTGTGAACGTAGCCCAGAAGCAGGCTCGCGAGCACGAAACTGCCCGCGATCAGACGCAGATACCGTTCGACGGTCATGGCGGTCTCCCTCCTTCCCGATTGATCGTTCACGCTCTGAATGATCCAAAACAGGGCGAGAGGTTTCAGCGAGGTGGGGAATGGCGGTGCGCTGCCGTGCGTGGCTTGACTTTCCCGAAGGCCTCTGGGATCATGAAGGCCATCCGAAGCCGAGCTGAATCGCGGGAAATCCAAAGGGACGGAGGGAGGCGATGAAGTGCGCGAGCTATGCGATCCTCCTCCTGTTTGGGGGAGGCGGTTTAGTTTTCGCTCATGACCTTTTCTTGAAGCTGGACGCCTACGTCCTGGCGCCACGCGCCCGAGCGCGGGTGTGGGTCTTCAACGGGACGTTCGAGCGGAGCGAAGCGACCGTCGCGCGCAATCGTGTCGTCGAGATCGCTCTGCTCACGCCTGGAGGCAGGCGACATGTTTCGGTGGAGAAGTGGCAAGAGGAAAGCGTGCATTCGCTGTTCGAGATAGAGACGGAGGAAGCGGGCACGTATGTGGTGGGTGTGGCGCTGGCGCCTCGAGAGATCACGCTGACGGCTGAACAATTCAATGCCTACCTCGAACATGAAGGACTTTTGGACGTGCTCGCCTGGCGCCGTCAAAGAGGAGAACTGAACAAAGGGGCGCGCGAGCGTTACACGAAATACGCGAAGATGATCTTCCAAGTGGGCGAGCGGCGGACGGACACCTTCCGGCAACCGTTCGGTTATCCGGTGGAGATTCTGTTGGAAGGACATCCGTCGGATTTGCGAGTGGGAGGAGTACTGAGGGTGAGGTGTCTGAAAGACGGACGACCGCTTCCGCAGCAAGTAGTGCTGGCCGGATGGGAAGGCGGGCAGCCGCTGAGCGCGCGGACGGATGCCGAGGGGATCGCCCGTTTTGAAATCAAAAAGGCCGGAAAGTGGTACGTCAAATTCATTCACATCGTGCCCATCTCCGAGGCCAATCTCGATTACGAATCCTGGTGGGCGACGTTGACGTTTGAGGTCAGGCCGCGATCGTGAGGTGAAGGTCCTTCCTCGGCCTCACGATATTGGGAGAGCGACGAGGGGCCAAGAGACAGCTTCGGCGCGCGAGGTTTACCCCAGTTCCCAAAATGTCGGGAAGAAGGCTCACTTTGGACGAGTTCGACCCGTTCTCTAGCGAGGTTTCGGTGGAAGCGATGGCGTTTTGAAGAGACGTCACATCCGGGGATGGGGGGGACGCGCGTCCATGAGGTCGGCCTCCGCGCGGACAGACTCTGCCTCCGGTTCTGTCACCTCCGAACGGAGCCGATGTTGATAAGCCGTCCGCACGAAGCTCACAAACAGCGGATGCGGCTGCAAAGGCTTCGACTTGTATTCCGGATGGAATTGGCAACCGAGGAACCACGGATGATCCGGCAGCTCGATGATCTCCACAAAGCGTCCATCGGGGGATTTGCCGGAGAAGACCATCCCGTGGGCGGCGAAGAGGTCCTCGTATTCGGGATTGAACTCATAGCGATGGCGATGGCGCTCGCTGATCTCCTCCTGTCCGTAGATGCGGGCGGCCAGCGTACCAGGGCGCAAGCGGCACGGGTAGGCGCCCAAGCGCATTGTGCCCCCCATCTGCTCTACGCCGAGCAGATCGCGCAGCTTATAGAAGATGCGATGCGGGGTCTCGGGATTGAACTCCGTGCTATCGGCATCCTCCAAGCCGCAAACGTTCCGCGCGAATTCGATGCAGGCGCACTGCATGCCCAGGCAGATGCCAAAAAAGGGCGTCTTCGTCCGCCGCGCGTAGGTGATGGCTTTGAGCATCCCAGCGATGCCCCGCTTACCGAAGCCCCCGGGGACGAGGATCCCATCCACATCGCGCAACCGATCTTCCCACTGCTCATCGGCGACGAGATGTTCCGCTTCGATCCAGCGGATGTTCACGCGCAGGTTATTGGCCACGCCTCCGTGTACGAGCGCCTCGCGTAAGCTCTTGTAGGAATCTTCCAATTGTACGTATTTGCCCACGATGCCGATGGTCACGCTGTCGGCCGGATGCTTGATCGCCTCGACCAGTTTCACCCACTCGCGCAGATCGCTCTCGCCGGCCGGCAGCTTCAGCATGCGGAGGATCAGATCGTCCAGGCCTTGCTTAGCGAATTCCAGAGGAACTTCGTAGATGGATTCTACGTCGAGCGCCGCGATCACCGCTTCTTCTGAGACGTTGCAGAAGAGGGCGATCTTCGACTTCACGTCGGGGGGCAGCGGACGACTCGTGCGGCAGAGGAGGATATCGGGCTGAATACCGATGGCGCGCAGCTCCTTGACCGAATGCTGCGTGGGCTTGGTCTTCAGTTCTCCAGCCGTGCGAATATACGGGACGAGCGTCAAGTGCACGAAGATGGCATTCGAGCGTCCGACCTCGTTGCCCAATTGGCGGATCGCTTCTAAGAAAGGTTGCGATTCGATGTCGCCCACTGTGCCACCGATCTCGACGATGACGACGTCTGCGCCTTCGGAGATCTGTCGGATCGCCCCTTTGATCTCGTCGGTGATATGGGGGATGACCTGCACGGTCTTGCCGAGGAAGTCGCCGCGTCGCTCCTTCTCGATGACCGACAGGTAGATGCGCCCGGTCGTCCAGTTGTTCGCCTGCGTCATGCGAGCGCTGGTGAATCGTTCGTAGTGGCCGAGGTCGAGATCGGTTTCTGCCCCGTCATCGGTGACGTAGACTTCGCCATGCTGAAAGGGCGACATGGTGCCGGCATCCACATTGATATAGGGGTCGAACTTTTGCAGCGTCACGCGCAATCCCCGTGCCTCCAGCAAGCGCCCGATCGAAGCGGCCGCGATCCCTTTCCCCAAGCTCGAAACGACCCCGCCCGTGACGAAGATGTATTTCGCCATAGCGTCGTCCTCCTCTCATTCTACAGGCCGCGACCAGCCTGTCAAGAATCTGGAAGGGTGTGCGGCTTTCTGCTGAAGGGGCGTTTCCCCACCGGTCGGTCCGAAGGCCAAGCTATTCCTCCTCTCACTCCCGGCGAGCGACGTCCTTCATAGTTCGAGGAGAGGAGCGCTCAATCGCGCTGGAGCGCGACTGGGACGCCTTCATTGAATTCGAAGAATCGGTAGTCCTCCTCCGGCTCACGTATTCGAATTGTGGTCGTTTGTCCAACTGTCATCCCAACTTTTGCATATCCCGTGAGGGATGGGGCGCCGCGTGACTTGAGCCCTGGAGTTGTCTCCGCTGCCTGAATGCCATCCGTAAGGCCTCTGGCAAAGACGTTCGCCATCGGTTCTGGCGAGAGGGCGGGGATATAATACCGTCCTTCGGGGGAGAATCTCGCGGAGGGATGAGAAAATGATGCGCCAACGGATGATTCGACTTTGGACTTCGGTCCGGCACGGGACCTTCGCCATTACGCTGGTCCTCATCGGATTTCCGATTCAGCACGAGAATGTGAAGATCGTTCGCGAAAAGACCGAGGCGCGGCTTCGGGAGATCGTTGCCAGTGCACGCGGGGCAATGGGGCTTGTCGCGGTGGACCTGATGAGCGGAGAGCGGCTGGCCATCAACGAGAACCTCGCGTTTCCGCAGGGGAGTGCGATCAAGATCCCCATTCTCATGGAGGTCTACAAACAGGCGCACGAAGGGCGCTTCCGATTGGCGGATCGACGGCGTATCGAGAAAGCACAGATGGTCGGTGGAAGCGGAATCCTGAAGGAATTCGGCGATGGGATGTCGGAGTTGAGCATCTACGACCTGTGCGTGCTCATGATCGTATTGAGCGACAATACGGCGACCAATATGCTCATTGACCTCGTCGGGATGGAGAACGTCAATCGGACCATGGCCTCCTTGGGACTCGTACGAACGCGTCTGCAGCGGAAGATGATCGACCCGGCGGCGTCGGCGCGCGGTGAGGAGAATCTCTCGACGCCGGCCGAAGCAGCGCGCTTGATGGAGATCCTCTATCGCGGCGAGTTCGTCAGTCGCGAGGTTTGCGAGCAGATTCTCGCCATCTTGAAGAAACCGAAGCGAACGGCCGTGAGTTCGGGATTGCCCTCCGAAGTACCCGTGGCCTCGAAGCCAGGGGGCATCCCCGGTGTCTCGACCGAATGGGCGATCGTCTATCTCAAAGAACGCCCCTACGTGCTCGTCATCATGGAGAATTATGGGATGGGCGACGAGGCCTCTACGGCCTTCCGAGACATCTCGCGAACCGTGTACGAGTATTTCTGGCGATTGGGAAGAGCGACGCGCTACGGGACGTATGTGGATCCGGCGCTCTTGAAACGAGAAGGTCAGAAGGATTGAGCCTTACCGGTTTTCCGTTCAGATCTTAATGAAGATGCGCTTGCGGTAGAGGAAGGCCATCGGCGCGAGCCAAGCCATCGTATAGGCCAATGCGAAGAAGAGCGATCCTTGCCAGGGGCCAGCCCACGAGGCGAAGAGAGTTTCGTACAGGTAGGTTTTCAGGGGGACGGAGGTGCCATCCGGTCGAGTGACCTTGTACAATACCATTAAACGTGCCACCAGCCCTGAGAGCACGAAGACAGTGATTGGATTCATCCCGAAGATGAGGAACGGAACGAGCGGTCGGCGAATCCCTCTCACTTCGACCAACCAGACACAGGCAGCGAGGAAGAGCAACGCCATCCCCGCAGTGAAGAGGGCATAAGAGCTGGTCCAGAGGTTCTTGTTGATCGGAAACCACAGGTTCACCACCTGTCCGAGAACGATGCCGATGATTCCTGCGCCGATGAGTCCGAGCACCTTCTTCGGCATCGTCCTGGGCGAAGTGAGCCAGTGGGCGGTCAAAACGCCAAGGAGCGTCGTGGCGATGGCTGGGATCGTGCTCAAGATCCCCTCGGGATCCCAGGTCGGCCGATAGAGGTGCCCAGAGAGGAGCCGGGAATCCAAATAGGACGCGAGATTCATCTCTTTTTCGAGAATGCCCGCTCCGTATCCAGGGACCGGCACGAGCTTCATGATTGCCCAATAGGCAGCAAGCAGTGCGACGGCCGCGATGGCTTGTCCTTTGACCTTCGTCTTCATGACGATAAGGGCAGCGAAGAAGTAGCACAAAGCGATGCGTTGCAGGACGCCGGGGATGCGAATCCGCGAGAGATCGAAATGGGGAAAACCGTTCAGCAACAGGCCAAGAGCGA of Blastocatellia bacterium contains these proteins:
- a CDS encoding efflux RND transporter permease subunit, whose protein sequence is MRNGLGLAGKLAHAFSDSKLTPLLMAAAILLGAGATWLLPREEEPQIVVPMIDIFVQMPGASAREVEERVTKPMEKLLWEIPGVEYIYSTSAPGYALAIVRFRVGEDEERSIVRLNQKMFANFDLIPPGASPPLIKPRSIDDVPILALTLWSERYDHFTLRRLAAQLHDQIKEIEDVSEVKIIGGQRRQVRVLLDPARLAAYHLDPALVAWRVEQANQQLPAGSFSTGNRELLVETGGFLQNAEDVSRIVVGVFGDRPVYLRDVARIVDGPEEPADYVLFAHGPAARFSHQLGTTGGPREGIWPAVTLSIAKRKGTNAIEIADRVLAKVTALRGTLIPNDVQITVTRNYGETATEKSNELLFHMLIAVLSVSALIGLALGLREAGIVAIAIPVTLALTLAVFYLSGYTLNRVTLFALIFSIGILVDDAIVVVENIIRHYRLPENRGRPIREVIVRAVDEVGNPTILATLTVIAAILPMAFVRGLMGPYMRPIPIGASAAMLFSLLVAFIVTPWASLRFLPREAGVTTHEEGWTTRLYRRAMTPLIHNRRWRIGFLLGVLVLLLASLALLPLKVVRVKMLPFDNKSEFQIIIDMPEGTTLEHTARVTREIGEYLRTVPEVTDLQMYIGTAAPHNFNGLVRHYFLRRGPNVADIQVNLMPKGEREAQSHDIARRVRPPIQEIAARYGARVKIAEVPPGPPVLQTLVAEVYGPDYTRQIEIARQIRELFERTPGVVDVDWFVEDDQPKYRFVVDKEKAALNGISTEQVTRTLRLALEGLPVGLLHQASEKEDVPIVLRLPREERSSLTDLLSLKLAGATGRLVPLSELVRVEEVVADKSIYHKNLMPVVYVTADVAGEEESPVYAILKLNRAIEELRLPEGYRLERYVARQPFLADRYAMKWDGEWHITYEVFRDLGLAFAAVLVLIYILVVGWFQSFKTPLTIMAAIPFSLVGILPAHAALNAFFTATSMIGFIAGAGIVVRNSIILVDFIELRRRQGVPLAEAVIEAGAVRFRPMMLTAAAVVVGSAVILFDPIFQGLALSLMAGEVASLLLSRMAVPVLYYLSEQRALERPAGEPTGLGETRMEATYDH
- a CDS encoding class A beta-lactamase-related serine hydrolase codes for the protein MMRQRMIRLWTSVRHGTFAITLVLIGFPIQHENVKIVREKTEARLREIVASARGAMGLVAVDLMSGERLAINENLAFPQGSAIKIPILMEVYKQAHEGRFRLADRRRIEKAQMVGGSGILKEFGDGMSELSIYDLCVLMIVLSDNTATNMLIDLVGMENVNRTMASLGLVRTRLQRKMIDPAASARGEENLSTPAEAARLMEILYRGEFVSREVCEQILAILKKPKRTAVSSGLPSEVPVASKPGGIPGVSTEWAIVYLKERPYVLVIMENYGMGDEASTAFRDISRTVYEYFWRLGRATRYGTYVDPALLKREGQKD
- a CDS encoding DUF4198 domain-containing protein, translated to MKCASYAILLLFGGGGLVFAHDLFLKLDAYVLAPRARARVWVFNGTFERSEATVARNRVVEIALLTPGGRRHVSVEKWQEESVHSLFEIETEEAGTYVVGVALAPREITLTAEQFNAYLEHEGLLDVLAWRRQRGELNKGARERYTKYAKMIFQVGERRTDTFRQPFGYPVEILLEGHPSDLRVGGVLRVRCLKDGRPLPQQVVLAGWEGGQPLSARTDAEGIARFEIKKAGKWYVKFIHIVPISEANLDYESWWATLTFEVRPRS
- a CDS encoding DUF2892 domain-containing protein is translated as MTVERYLRLIAGSFVLASLLLGYVHSPYWFLFTGFVALNLIQSAFTNWCPMMTFLRRLGVRSSS
- a CDS encoding CTP synthase — encoded protein: MAKYIFVTGGVVSSLGKGIAAASIGRLLEARGLRVTLQKFDPYINVDAGTMSPFQHGEVYVTDDGAETDLDLGHYERFTSARMTQANNWTTGRIYLSVIEKERRGDFLGKTVQVIPHITDEIKGAIRQISEGADVVIVEIGGTVGDIESQPFLEAIRQLGNEVGRSNAIFVHLTLVPYIRTAGELKTKPTQHSVKELRAIGIQPDILLCRTSRPLPPDVKSKIALFCNVSEEAVIAALDVESIYEVPLEFAKQGLDDLILRMLKLPAGESDLREWVKLVEAIKHPADSVTIGIVGKYVQLEDSYKSLREALVHGGVANNLRVNIRWIEAEHLVADEQWEDRLRDVDGILVPGGFGKRGIAGMLKAITYARRTKTPFFGICLGMQCACIEFARNVCGLEDADSTEFNPETPHRIFYKLRDLLGVEQMGGTMRLGAYPCRLRPGTLAARIYGQEEISERHRHRYEFNPEYEDLFAAHGMVFSGKSPDGRFVEIIELPDHPWFLGCQFHPEYKSKPLQPHPLFVSFVRTAYQHRLRSEVTEPEAESVRAEADLMDARPPHPRM
- a CDS encoding efflux RND transporter periplasmic adaptor subunit; the encoded protein is MKRHPQRLLLLTSALALAAASCGQREEAAADRPPAVVKARVETVTKTPIEDVYEAVGTVRSRTTVVLSAKVVGHVLAVLVREGDRVRSGQVLVQLDDREAQAQVRKAEAGWREAENAREEIERAIRAAESAREAARAHADLAAATFRRYEALLERRSVSAQEFDEVRARYRAAMAEVERADELLRSLRAKREQVAAKIEQARADLTAAQVALTHTRVTAPITGLVTAKSIEVGMLATPGTPLLTIEDDTRYRLEVTVPESQIAAVRLGDAVPVEIDALGSSPLLGRVAEIIPAADPMSRSYTVKVDLPTDRAAALRSGLYGKARFRIGQRRAITIPRAAVLERGQLIGVYVVEDSNQVRFRLITLGKVHGDRVEVLSGLTEGERIVAENPHVVREGSRVQP
- a CDS encoding DUF5009 domain-containing protein, translated to MGDIQSASQPFDSPVIASTGERMISLDVFRGITIAGMIVVNNPGSWNYVYPPLAHAEWHGWTPTDLIFPFFLFIMGVAIPLAIRRRLARSESQWAIWGHIVRRTVILFALGLLLNGFPHFDLSRIRIPGVLQRIALCYFFAALIVMKTKVKGQAIAAVALLAAYWAIMKLVPVPGYGAGILEKEMNLASYLDSRLLSGHLYRPTWDPEGILSTIPAIATTLLGVLTAHWLTSPRTMPKKVLGLIGAGIIGIVLGQVVNLWFPINKNLWTSSYALFTAGMALLFLAACVWLVEVRGIRRPLVPFLIFGMNPITVFVLSGLVARLMVLYKVTRPDGTSVPLKTYLYETLFASWAGPWQGSLFFALAYTMAWLAPMAFLYRKRIFIKI
- a CDS encoding TolC family protein, giving the protein MRRWRRIGTSILAGLVSVTSSQAIRAQGGEEELTLPRAVEIALQRNPLARMAIAGREIADAQIAEARAARFPIVQFSETFSNGNNPVFVFGSLLEQARFGPANFDLRFLNHPPSLNVFRTALTLRVPLFDRWQTETRHAQAEEEVRRADAQAAWIEQQIRFEVIRAYYNVLSAEARQRVADEAVRMAEADVQRIRAMFEAGLVVISDVLAAEVQLAEFRQQLIQADGDVVTARAGLNTALGLPVTAPHRVVGQLIERTFEVEGPEELMRLALQHRPDLVRARLAVRSREHGVRGALGQYLPRLDLFATVGATGRGLLSGSADYTIGASLTFEVFDGGRAARVRQARAALALTEAETEQLVNQIRLDVVRAFEHYRSARERLVVAARAVQQAEEALRIVQDRHQEGLTTITEVLRAQTALVRARMNALTARYEYVVGYATVLLATGRLTDIRPFI